The Tessaracoccus timonensis sequence CGTAATTGGTGCGCCCTTTCAGGATGGCAGTGCGCGGGCGTTCGCCCGTGGTGCGCTCCATGGCGGCAAGTGCCGTCGGAATGTCCTTCGTGGCCAGCTGCGCTTGGAGGGCGAGAGTGGCCGTCGCGACGACGATGCGCTCTCCCGTCTCAGCCGCGCGATGCAGCGCAGGGATCAGGTAGCCAAGCGATTTACCCGTACCCGTGCCCGCCTGCACCAGCAGATGCTCCTGGGTTTCGAGCGCGGCGCCCACCGCCTCGACCATCTCTTGCTGCCCAGCGCGCGTCTGCCCACCGAAGCTCTCGACTGCGGCCTCCAGAACGTCGAGAGAGCTAACCATGGCGCATCAGCTCGTCGGCGAGGTCGGGCTTCGCGAGCCCGACGATGTGCGTGCCCTGCTCGACGTGCTCGATGCTGTGGATGAGGGCTTCCTTGTGGACGCGGTCGACGAGATCACCTCGCGAATACGGCACCACCACGTCGACGGGCACTTCCGGTTTCGGCAGACGTTCGGCGATCACATCGCGCAGCTCGTCGATGCCATTACCGGTGCGGGCCGACGTTACTACGGCATCCGGGTAGTTGGCACGCAACATCATCAAAGTGGTGGCATCCGCGCGGTCAACCTTGTTGAACACGAGTTGTTCGGGCACCGAACTCGCACCAATCTCGCTCAGCACCGTGCGCACCGCGTCGATCTGGCCTTGTGGCGCGGGGTCTGAAGCGTCGACGACGTGCAGCAGTAGATCTGCATCGACGGATTCTTCCAGCGTAGAGCGGAACGCCTCCACCAGGTCGTGTGGCAAGTGACGCACGAACCCGACGGTGTCCGTCAGCGTGAACACTCGCCCGTCGTCGGTTTGGGAGCGTCGCGTGGTGGGGTCGAGCGTGGCGAACAGGGCATTTTCGACGAGTACGCCGGCGCCGGTGATGCGGTTGAGCAGCGACGATTTCCCAGCGTTCGTGTATCCGACGATGGCGACGCTGGGCACAGCGTTGCGTTTACGCTCGGCCCGCTTCGATTCGCGCTGCTGTTCCATCTCGTTCAGTTTCCGGCGCAGCTGGGCGATGCGCACGCCGATGCGCCGACGATCCGTCTCGATCCGGGTTTCACCCGGGCCTCGGCCACCGATACCCGCGCCGCCTGCGGCACGCCCACCGGCCTGCCGCGACAGATTGCCACCCCAACCGCGCAACCGCTGCTTCATGTATCCAAGCTGCGCCATCTCCACCTGGGCCTTGCCCTCCGCAGACTTCGCGTGCTGCGCGAAGATGTCGAGGATCAGCCCAGTGCGGTCGACAACCTTCACCCCGATGCGATCTTCCAGGTTACGCAGCTGCGCCGCCTCGAGCTCACCGTCGCAAATGACCGTGTCTGCCCCAGTGGCCTCCACTACTTCACGAATCTCGGCCACCTTGCCGCTACCGACGTAGGTGGCCGGGTCAGGCGTAGAGCGGCGCTGGACGAGCGCGTCGAGCACCTGCGAGCCCGCGGTTTCGCTGAGCAGTTTCAGCTCGGCCATGGCGTTGTCGGCGTCGGCTTGTGTGCCGGACGTCCACACACTCACGAGCACCACTCGCTCGAGCCGCAGCTGGCGATACTCGACCTCGGAGATGTCGCCCAGCTCGGTGGACATGCCAGCCACGCGCCTGAGCGCATGGCGATCCGCAAGATCTTCTTGGGCGCCGTCGTAGGAGAACTCGTCGTTGGTCGTCATGATTGGCATATTCTCTCAGCCACCACTGACAGCTCCAAGCGGGCGCGACGAACCTGTGGAAAACCCGGCTCAGTGCTCGTGAAAATCACCACTTGCGACGATCACCGCCGGTCCTGTGAGCACTGCTTCATCGGCATTGAACTCAACGAGCAGCTGCCCGCCGGGCACCGTCACTTGCACCGGCCCTTCGAAGTCGACGCGGGAACGGTACGCGGCCGCTGCCGCGACGACGCCCGTGCCGCAGCTCATGGTTTCGCCGACCCCGCGCTCGTGCACCCGCATGGCGAGCTCGCCTGGGCCATCGACGCGCACGAACTCGATGTTGACCCCGTCTGGAAAGAGGCTGCTTGGTTCCACCACGGGCGCCTGGCGCAGATCGAGAGCGGCGAGATCCTCGTCGCCAATGAATGAAACGGCGTGGGGATTGCCGACGTTGACCGGCACGGCGTCGAATGTCGTATCACCGACGGTGACCCGCGCCGTGTCGTCACTTACCACCGCACGCCCGACCCCGACCGCAACGCCGCCGGGCACGAACCGCGCGCGCTTCAAGCCGGCGCGCGTGGCCACGTCGAATTCTCGTTCGTTCAGCATCTGCTCGCTGCGCAGGAACTCGGCGAACACGCGAAGCCCGTTGCCGCACATCTCTGCAACGGTGCCGTCGGCATTCCAGTAGTCCATGAACCACAGATCCGGATCGCCTTCCCATCCATCGACGAGCCCGGCGCGCACCGCGCGGATCACACCGTCGCCGCCGATGCCTCCCCGCCGGTCTGCCAAGGCGCGAACGAGCTCAGGCGTCATCTCTCGCATGCCGCCTGGGTCTTTGAGCAGCACGAAGTCGTTGTGCGTGCCGTGTCCTTTACGGAAGTGAATACCCATCCTGGCTCCTTCATGCCTGCAGCGCTTGGGCGACATCTGCGGCAATCGTCGACACGTTGCTGTCGTCGCCTGCTGCCAACCAGCGTATTCGAGGATCTCTGCGGTACCAGCCCAGCTGTTTGCGGAAGAACTTTCTCGTGGCTCGTTTCACGGCGTCCTTCGCCTCGTCCTCGGTGAGTTCTCCGTCGAGCATCTGCACCACTTGCCGGTACCCGATGGCGCGCAGCGCCGTGCGTCCTTCTCGCAGGCCCACAACGAGCAGCGCGCGCACCTCGTCGACGAGCCCCGCTTCCCACATGCTCTCAACACGAGCATCGATCCTGGCGTCGAGTACGTCGCGCGGCAGGTCGAGCCCGTACTGTTGGACCCCTTCCAGCTCGTACGTCCATTGCGGCAGCGTCGGTGAATGTTCACCCGTGAGTTCGTGAATCTCGAGAGCGCGCACGATGCGGCGCCCATTGCCCGGCTCAATGTTCTCGGCAGACGACGGCGCAACCTCACGCAGCCGCTCGTACAACGCCGAAACCCCGACGCGGTCAAGCTCCGCCTCCCACTTCGCACGCACCTGTTCGTCGGAGCCCGGAAAGTGGAAGGCATCGGTGATGGCGCGGGTGTACAGCGGCGATCCGCCCACGACGATCGGCACCCCACCTCGGCGTTGGATATCCGCGATTACCGCGCGTGCCTGCGCCTGGAACTCGGCCACGGAGGCCTGCTCAGTGACCTCCATGATGTCGATGAGGTGATGCGGAATTCCCCGACGCTCCTCAAGCGTGGGCTTGGCGGTACCGATGTTCATTCCGCGGTAGACGAGCATGGAATCCGCGTTCACGATCTCCGTGAGAATCCCGTCGGCTCGCAGCTGCACCGCGACGTCGACGGCGAGCGCGGACTTGCCGCTGGCCGTGGGGCCAATCAGGACAATCACGGGTTGAGTCATAGGCCAAGTGTGTCACCATGGAAGTACCAGGTTGGTATGGATTCGCGTTCAGCACTGATCTGGATATCACTCCACGAATTGTGAAAGGAAGCGACATGGGAATGTTCGACGACATTAAGAACAAGGTTGCTGGACAGGATCCAGACAAGCTTCGTGAGGGCGCAGAGCGCGCTGGCGACTTCGTCGACGAGAAGACCGACAGCAAGTACGCCGACAAGGTCGACAAGGCGCAGGACTTCGCCAACGACCAGATCGACAAGCTCGCTGGCGGTAAGAACGACAACAACTGAGCTGTGGCGGGCTGAGCCCCGCAACGTAGACGCTCACCCGAAGGCCGGGGCCTCCTGACTACACGCTACGCGTGGGTGCAGGTTAGGCTCCGGCCTTCGGCCGTAGTGTGGGCATGCCCAGGCCCACCCCCGCCGGGCGCGCGGGACCTTCCTCACGCAGCTGCCATGCATCGCCACCGCGAGTGCGACGCAGGTCGCGGATGGGCTCGTCGGAGTTCAGGTGGTGCGGTGCGGCGTAGGTGATGCGCGCTGTCGCGATATCTCCGGGACGCGGGCGCTCGGCTGGATCATCGCTCACCGCGACGTGCACCAGACGGTTGTCGCGCGCGCGTCCGCTCATGCGCTGCGTCTCGCCGTCTTTACGGCCTTCACCCACGGCGAACATGACCTCGACGTCGGTACCCTCTAGCTTGCGGTTTTCCTCCCACGAGATCTGGTCGACGAGCTGCACGAGACGCTCGTAACGCTCCTGCACGACGGGCTTGGGCACCTGGTTGTCCATCTCGCCCGCCGGCGTGCCCGGACGAATCGAGTACTGGAACGTGAACGCCGCCGAGAACCGCGACTGCTCCACCACGCGCAGCGTGTCTTCAAAGTCCTCGTCGGTTTCTCCAGGAAAGCCCACAATGATGTCGGTGGTGATCGCCGCATGCGGAATCGCATCGCGCACGTTCGCGAGGATGTCGAGGAACCGCTTCGAGCGGTACGAACGCCGCATAGATTTCAAGATGGCATCGGAGCCAGACTGCAACGGCATGTGCAAGCTCGGCATCACATTGGGCGTTTCCGCCATGGCCGCGATCACGTCGTCGGTGAAGTCCTTGGGATGCGGTGACGTGAACCGCACGCGCTCCAGCCCGTCGATCTCCCCGCACGCGCGCAACAGCTTGGCGAACGCCTGACGGTCGCCGAATTCGACGCCGTAGGCGTTCACGTTTTGGCCGAGCAGGGTGATCTCCTGAACGCCCTCGTCGACGAGCATGCGGATCTCAGCGAGGATGTCGCCGGGTCGACGGTCGGTCTCCTTACCACGCAGCTGCGGGACGATGCAGAAGGTGCAGGTGTTGTTGCAGCCCACCGAGATGGACACCCACCCCGAGTACGGAGACTCGCGCCTGCTCGGTAAATTCGACGGGAACGTCTCTAGCGCTTCCTTGATCTCGACCTGCGCCTGCTGTTCCACGCGAGCGCGCTCCAACAGCGTCGGCAACGCACCGACGTTGTGCGTACCGAACACGACGTCCACCCACGGCGCACGCTTCACGATGGTGTCGCGGTCTTTTTGCGCCATGCAGCCACCCACGGCGATCTGCATGCCGGGGTGCTGCTCCTTGACTCGCGCCATGTGCCCGAGGTTGCCGTAGAGCCGGTTGTCCGCGTTCTCGCGCACCGCGCAGGTGTTGAACACGACGACATCCGCCCCAGCCGACGGGCCCTCGCCCTCGGCACGCACCATGCCTGCGTCTTCGAGGAGGCCGCTGATGCGTTCGGAGTCGTGCACGTTCATCTGGCACCCGTAGGTGATTACGTGGTAGCTGCGCTCAGTCATAACCGCACCAGGGTACCTGGCGGAGCGCGGCCACACCCAACCGTGACGACGCAGCAGCACGCCCAGCTACGCTGGAGCGCACGCAACGTGGGAAGGACGAACACCTTGACCGCACCCCGACTTCGCCAGTTCCCCTCGCTCGCAAGCCCGACGAGCGTCACTGGCAAGCGCAACCCTTTGGGCGCAGACCTCACCATCGCCGAGGCGCCGGAACATCGTCGATTCCACTTCCCCGGCGCATGCCGCTTGCCCGACGGCACGTTGCTCGTCGTCGCTCGACAAGGCAAAGAGCACGTCGATCCGACGGGCATCATTCAGCTTGTGCGCTCCACCGACGACGGGGCCACATGGAGCGAGCCCGTCACCGTCTGGGATTCCGATCACGACGACCGCGACCCGATGCTGAGCGTCGGCCCCACCGGGAGTGTGCACCTCATCTTCTTCACGCGGACAGAACCGCAGCTGGGAGACGTCGAGGCCATGGGCGTGCGCGTCATGTCGAGCGATGACGGCGGGTACTACTGGACCATGCCGACGCGCCTGGAGAACTCGCGGCCAGGATGGCTGGCTTCGCACGGACAAGTGATGGAGACCGCGAATGGCACGCTCGTGGCACCCGTGTACGGCCCGATGTGGTCCGGCATCTCCCGATCGCTCGACGGCGGGGAGTCCTTCCCCGCTTCCGAGCAATACGTGTTCGACACGTTTGGTGTGGCCACCACCGAGGTCACGCTCACGCTCATCGACGGGGTGCTCATCGCGTGGCTGCGCCCGACGATCACCGGGGTGCCGTCACTGCTGTTCCGATCATACGATGATGGCGCGACATGGGACGGCCCCGAACCCACCAGCATCATCCAGTCGTCGGCCGCTGCCCTGCCCCTTCCAGACGGGCGCCTGTTGGTGGCCTGGGGCGATGTCTCACGGCGCTACGACGAGCGACGCGTCACTTGTGTGGGAATCGTGAACGACCCGTTCGCGCCATGGACCGACGTGACGCCGCTGCCCATATGGGACGCGCTCAACAACGACCAAGGCAACCCCACGCTCACTCTCCTGGGAGACGGCACTCCCCTCGTGATCGTCAACGACTACGCCTCGCGTCAGCTCGTCGGCATCCGCATGCCAATCGCAATGATCGACGCCGCCGTACGCGACGAGGCACAGCTGGAGGGCGCCATCGATCTGCTCTCGATGGTGCGCGACGGCCGGGCCGCGCTCGAGACGAATGCCCCCGAACCAACGGAAGGGCCCGCTGCGCCCGAACGCCTGTTCGATGGCGAGCTCGGGCTCGCGACAGCGCTCATGGGCGCTGACGACCAGACGGAGCTCTGCGCCACGCTGCGGTTTGCTCTCCCACTCCCGGTGCATGAGGTGGGCGTCGCCCTGCGCCCCGGCGAATGGCAGAACGCCGAGGTCGAGGTAGAACGTCAAGACGGCGCTTGGCACGTCGCAGGCACGCTCAAGCACGGATGGCGGCTGGGTGACGTCGATTGGCTGGCGCTCGACGGTGGCGAGGTGCAGGCGGTGCGTGTCACGTCGCGCCTCAATCCGGCTGAGCGCCCGCGGTGGAGCGGCGAGGAGTCGCCAACGATTGCCATCAGCCAGATTGCTCTGCGGTGATGCGCACCAGGCTCCCGGCGCTGCGCATGGGCCGATAGGCTGCTCCACATGAGCATCTCGCCGACAGGAACGCAGTACCGCATCGCCAAGGGAGATTTCGC is a genomic window containing:
- the hflX gene encoding GTPase HflX, with product MTTNDEFSYDGAQEDLADRHALRRVAGMSTELGDISEVEYRQLRLERVVLVSVWTSGTQADADNAMAELKLLSETAGSQVLDALVQRRSTPDPATYVGSGKVAEIREVVEATGADTVICDGELEAAQLRNLEDRIGVKVVDRTGLILDIFAQHAKSAEGKAQVEMAQLGYMKQRLRGWGGNLSRQAGGRAAGGAGIGGRGPGETRIETDRRRIGVRIAQLRRKLNEMEQQRESKRAERKRNAVPSVAIVGYTNAGKSSLLNRITGAGVLVENALFATLDPTTRRSQTDDGRVFTLTDTVGFVRHLPHDLVEAFRSTLEESVDADLLLHVVDASDPAPQGQIDAVRTVLSEIGASSVPEQLVFNKVDRADATTLMMLRANYPDAVVTSARTGNGIDELRDVIAERLPKPEVPVDVVVPYSRGDLVDRVHKEALIHSIEHVEQGTHIVGLAKPDLADELMRHG
- the dapF gene encoding diaminopimelate epimerase, which gives rise to MGIHFRKGHGTHNDFVLLKDPGGMREMTPELVRALADRRGGIGGDGVIRAVRAGLVDGWEGDPDLWFMDYWNADGTVAEMCGNGLRVFAEFLRSEQMLNEREFDVATRAGLKRARFVPGGVAVGVGRAVVSDDTARVTVGDTTFDAVPVNVGNPHAVSFIGDEDLAALDLRQAPVVEPSSLFPDGVNIEFVRVDGPGELAMRVHERGVGETMSCGTGVVAAAAAYRSRVDFEGPVQVTVPGGQLLVEFNADEAVLTGPAVIVASGDFHEH
- the miaA gene encoding tRNA (adenosine(37)-N6)-dimethylallyltransferase MiaA, whose amino-acid sequence is MTQPVIVLIGPTASGKSALAVDVAVQLRADGILTEIVNADSMLVYRGMNIGTAKPTLEERRGIPHHLIDIMEVTEQASVAEFQAQARAVIADIQRRGGVPIVVGGSPLYTRAITDAFHFPGSDEQVRAKWEAELDRVGVSALYERLREVAPSSAENIEPGNGRRIVRALEIHELTGEHSPTLPQWTYELEGVQQYGLDLPRDVLDARIDARVESMWEAGLVDEVRALLVVGLREGRTALRAIGYRQVVQMLDGELTEDEAKDAVKRATRKFFRKQLGWYRRDPRIRWLAAGDDSNVSTIAADVAQALQA
- a CDS encoding antitoxin: MGMFDDIKNKVAGQDPDKLREGAERAGDFVDEKTDSKYADKVDKAQDFANDQIDKLAGGKNDNN
- the miaB gene encoding tRNA (N6-isopentenyl adenosine(37)-C2)-methylthiotransferase MiaB; its protein translation is MTERSYHVITYGCQMNVHDSERISGLLEDAGMVRAEGEGPSAGADVVVFNTCAVRENADNRLYGNLGHMARVKEQHPGMQIAVGGCMAQKDRDTIVKRAPWVDVVFGTHNVGALPTLLERARVEQQAQVEIKEALETFPSNLPSRRESPYSGWVSISVGCNNTCTFCIVPQLRGKETDRRPGDILAEIRMLVDEGVQEITLLGQNVNAYGVEFGDRQAFAKLLRACGEIDGLERVRFTSPHPKDFTDDVIAAMAETPNVMPSLHMPLQSGSDAILKSMRRSYRSKRFLDILANVRDAIPHAAITTDIIVGFPGETDEDFEDTLRVVEQSRFSAAFTFQYSIRPGTPAGEMDNQVPKPVVQERYERLVQLVDQISWEENRKLEGTDVEVMFAVGEGRKDGETQRMSGRARDNRLVHVAVSDDPAERPRPGDIATARITYAAPHHLNSDEPIRDLRRTRGGDAWQLREEGPARPAGVGLGMPTLRPKAGA
- a CDS encoding sialidase family protein, which produces MTAPRLRQFPSLASPTSVTGKRNPLGADLTIAEAPEHRRFHFPGACRLPDGTLLVVARQGKEHVDPTGIIQLVRSTDDGATWSEPVTVWDSDHDDRDPMLSVGPTGSVHLIFFTRTEPQLGDVEAMGVRVMSSDDGGYYWTMPTRLENSRPGWLASHGQVMETANGTLVAPVYGPMWSGISRSLDGGESFPASEQYVFDTFGVATTEVTLTLIDGVLIAWLRPTITGVPSLLFRSYDDGATWDGPEPTSIIQSSAAALPLPDGRLLVAWGDVSRRYDERRVTCVGIVNDPFAPWTDVTPLPIWDALNNDQGNPTLTLLGDGTPLVIVNDYASRQLVGIRMPIAMIDAAVRDEAQLEGAIDLLSMVRDGRAALETNAPEPTEGPAAPERLFDGELGLATALMGADDQTELCATLRFALPLPVHEVGVALRPGEWQNAEVEVERQDGAWHVAGTLKHGWRLGDVDWLALDGGEVQAVRVTSRLNPAERPRWSGEESPTIAISQIALR